In one Fusarium keratoplasticum isolate Fu6.1 chromosome 5, whole genome shotgun sequence genomic region, the following are encoded:
- a CDS encoding Cytochrome b5 heme-binding domain-containing protein, with protein sequence MSGKFEPKVPVNLDPPKDDPISPEELAAADGRDGGKCYVAIKGKVYDVTGNKAYQPGGSYNVFAGKDASRALGKTSTKPEDARPDWQDLDDKEKGVLNDWVTFFSKRYNVVGVVEGATNMD encoded by the exons atgtctggAAAGTTCGAGCCCAAGGTCCCCGTGAACCTGGATCCCCCCAAGGACGATCCCATCTCTCCGGAGGAGCTTGCCGCAGCTGACG GCAGAGATGGAGGCAAGTGCTACGTGGCCATCAAG GGCAAGGTCTACGATGTCACGGGCAACAAGGCTTACCAGCCAGGAGGATCATACAACG TCTTTGCTGGCAAGGACGCCTCGAGGGCGCTGGGAAAGACCTCGACCAAGCCCGAGGACGCGCGCCCAGACTGGCAGGATCTGGATGATAAGGAAAAGGGAGTCCTCAACGACTGGGTCACGTTCTTCTCCAAGCGGTACAACGTCGTCGGTGTCGTGGAGGGCGCCACAAACATGGATTGA